The DNA segment TCTCTAAATTCTCATCGCCCCACTCAACCAAATGAAGTCCATCTTCAAAAAAATTCTCAACCAAGCCATTTTTTATAAGTCCGTCCGTGCCGTTTTGATAAATATCGTAGTGATAAATCGTCCCAAATTTACCAGTATAACTTTGCATTACCGAAAATGTCGGAGAGCTTACATTATCATCTACGCCGTGAAATTTAGCTATGTGTTTAACAAGCGTCGTTTTGCCACTTGCAAGTGTGCCAACAAGCAAGATAATGCCCTGTTTTGGCAGAGTTTTAACCAGCTCTTTTAGCTCATTTTCTTTTAAAATCATAGCTGTTTTACATACTCACTTTGCGCTGATTTTGGGATTGATTTTGTTGTTGGGATAGCTAGTACTTGATAACTTATCTCATTTGTTATAAATTTTATCGTGATTTTATCGCCGATTTTTACGTCTTTACTAGCTTTTGCGACCACGCCATTAATGCTAACGACACCACTTTTGCACATATCTTCTGAAACCGCTCGTCGTTTTGTTATATTTACGACATTTAAAAATTTATCCACTCTCATAACTCGGATTTTAGCCAAATAAAGCTTAATTAAAACATTTTTTTTATAAAATCGTCCAACTTATAATATCAAAGGAGATGCACTATGAAAAAAGATGTTAAAAAGGTTGTTCTAGCCTACTCTGGCGGACTTGATACGAGTATTATTTTAAAGTGGCTTCAAGATGAGTATAAATGCGAAGTCGTAACATTTACGGCTGATATCGGTCAGGGCGAAGAGCTTGAACCAGCAAGAGTTAAGGCATTAGAGCTTGGCATAAAACCTGAAAATATCTTTATTGAGGATTTAAAAGAAGAATTCGTGCGTGATTTTGTATTTCCTATGTTTAGAGCAAATGCCGTGTATGAGGGAGAATATCTGCTTGGTACATCAATTGCACGTCCATTAATCGCTAAACGACAAGCTGAGATTGCCTCTTTGGTAAGAGCTGACGGCGTTAGTCACGGAGCTACTGGCAAAGGCAACGACCAAGTCCGCTTTGAGCTTGGATATTACGCACTTGGCGATAATCTTACAATAATCGCTCCTTGGCGTGAGTGGGAGTTAAACTCACGTGAAAAATTATTAGCTTATGCAGAAAAAAACGGCATAAAAATAGAGAAAAAACCAGGCAAAAGCCCATACTCAATGGACGCAAATTTACTTCACATCTCATACGAGGGCTTGGTGCTTGAAAATCCAGCAAACGCCCCTGAAAAAGATATGTGGCGATGGACGACTGATCCAAAAGACGCACCAAATGAGAGCGAGATAATAGAGATCGGCTATGAAAAAGGCGACCCAGTTAGTATTAACGG comes from the Campylobacter mucosalis genome and includes:
- the tsaE gene encoding tRNA (adenosine(37)-N6)-threonylcarbamoyltransferase complex ATPase subunit type 1 TsaE, which gives rise to MILKENELKELVKTLPKQGIILLVGTLASGKTTLVKHIAKFHGVDDNVSSPTFSVMQSYTGKFGTIYHYDIYQNGTDGLIKNGLVENFFEDGLHLVEWGDENLEKILNNYRLKYIKIAINLEQNARKYEVSGA
- a CDS encoding RNA-binding S4 domain-containing protein, coding for MRVDKFLNVVNITKRRAVSEDMCKSGVVSINGVVAKASKDVKIGDKITIKFITNEISYQVLAIPTTKSIPKSAQSEYVKQL
- a CDS encoding argininosuccinate synthase, with amino-acid sequence MKKDVKKVVLAYSGGLDTSIILKWLQDEYKCEVVTFTADIGQGEELEPARVKALELGIKPENIFIEDLKEEFVRDFVFPMFRANAVYEGEYLLGTSIARPLIAKRQAEIASLVRADGVSHGATGKGNDQVRFELGYYALGDNLTIIAPWREWELNSREKLLAYAEKNGIKIEKKPGKSPYSMDANLLHISYEGLVLENPANAPEKDMWRWTTDPKDAPNESEIIEIGYEKGDPVSINGKRLSPAEILTELNRLGAKHGIGRLDLAENRSVGMKSRGCYETPGGTIMLKAHRAIESITLDRGAAHLKDELMPKYAELIYNGYWWSPERLMLQALIDKSQENVNGWVKVELYKGNVIILGRDSKTDNLFNEAFSTFEEDNVFDQKDANGFIKLNALRFIIGKKAGRKFK